A single window of Salvia splendens isolate huo1 chromosome 8, SspV2, whole genome shotgun sequence DNA harbors:
- the LOC121746121 gene encoding uncharacterized protein LOC121746121: MHTRSQGTPPFGLLCYQRRKGSGSSAGFEIQQDSPSPIRDNPLFENSDSDLEAESMADNNNNNAVPPPVVRFGDTLRSGIEYPGEPPNVEHNLIKRVLFPFSLREKARAWYDSIPGYNIETFQELKTLFLLEYNSPMKIEKLREEITSFQQKYDESFAEAWKRFTDLIRKCPSHGLAPGHDLLKFYKGLNNEGTGLVTAGSNGNLDDLTHEEVRALFQRLANNQRNWHNPRRAAEKGGDTFGATKDAERVSAIEAQLADISTQMSSMTKAVKSLQLTPQPQAVAVMRCGLCQGGHHTDQCSSLQGPPIEDVNYIGNNGQGFNQGNQYSNQQNWRPQQSNWNQSGPSNNSGNQWRTNTQPPGYEKKPSVEDQLGQILSFMTKSQKENESFKERTVEKFGQMEATLRNLETQIGQIATASHTRIPNAIPSDTMPNPKGFEQCKAVKLRSGKDLESPIMLDAQNGSNILHAGADKLFGSQTSHAGADEGIEWATTEARECQQEKEESTMSDIHKKNPLSPAMDPKCPFNFPDFIPPPPFPVENKKKGRKIIQEKGLDWMMNIIRKVNVDVSLVDLFLHFPKFSKFFKDLIAKKEKIQDDGVVILSAFCSQFVKGKMPAKRRDPGSCVIPCEMGDKEFPKCLLDQGSGISLMALKTARSIGLEARIEPIDIDLQLADHSIVKPKGIIEDVLVKVDRFVLPVDFIVLEMEEDKDMPILFGRPFLATGDVVIETKTNTVMFRVDGENVVIKQEKAGKRLLEPG, translated from the exons ATGCACACGAGATCTCAGGGTACACCGCCTTTCGGAttactctgttatcaaagaaggaAAGGGTCAGGAAGTTCAGCCGGGTTTGAAATTCAACAGGATTCGCCGAGTCCAATCAGAGATAACCCATTGTTTGAGAATAGTGACAGTGATCTGGAAGCTGAGTCGATGGCCGACAATAATAACAACAACGCTGTCCCACCACCCGTTGTGAGGTTTGGCGACACTCTTAGATCGGGAATTGAGTACCCCGGAGA ACCCCCGAATGTGGAACACAATCTGATCAAGAGGGTCTTATTCCCATTCTCTCTGAGGGAGAAAGCAAGAGCTTGGTATGACTCTATACCGGGCTACAACATTGAAACATTCCAAGAGTTGAAGACGTTGTTCCTCTTAGAATATAATTCCCCGATGAAGATCGAGAAATTGAGAGAAGAGATCACTTCTTTCCAACAAAAGTATGATGAGTCCTTTGCAGAAGCTTGGAAGAGATTCACAGACTTGATAAGGAAATGCCCGAGCCATGGTctagctccggggcatgaccttttgaaattctacaaGGGACTCAACAATGAAGGCACGGGACTAGTTACTGCAGGCTCTAATGGAAACCTGGATGACTTAACGCATGAGGAGGTGAGAGCCTTATTCCAAAGGTTGGCTAACAATCAACGGAACTGGCACAACCCAAGGAGAGCAGCGGAGAAAGGAGGAGACACATTCGGTGCTACAAAGGATGCAGAGAGAGTATCTGCAATTGAAGCTCAATTGGCAGATATAAGCACCCAGATGTCGTCGATGACAAAGGCAGTGAAATCGCTGCAACTGACTCCTCAACCCCAAGCAGTGGCAGTGATGAGATGTGGATTGTGTCAAGGAGGGCATCATACTGATCAATGTTCTAGTCTTCAAGGACCACCAATCGAGGATGTGAACTACATTGGCAACAATGGCCAAGGGTTTAACCAAGGCAACCAATACAGCAATCAGCAGAATTGGAGGCCTCAGCAATCGAACTGGAATCAAAGTGGTCCTAGCAACAACTCGGGGAACCAATGGAGGACAAACACTCAACCCccgggttatgagaagaagccatcGGTAGAAGATCAATTGGGACAGATACTCTCCTTCATGACcaagagtcaaaaggagaatgaGAGCTTCAAAGAAAGGACGGTAGAGAAGTTTGGTCAGATGGAGGCTACATTGAGGAATCTCGAGACTCAAATTGGGCAGATTGCTACAGCATCTCACACAAGAATTCCTAATGCTATCCCGAGTGATACGATGCCCAATCCTAAAGGTTTTGAACAGTGCAAGGCAGTTAAGTTAAGAAGTGGAAAGGATCTTGAGTCTCCAATCATGCTAGATGCACAAAATGGCTCGAACATCttgcacgcaggggcggacaaGTTGTTTGGCTCACAAacctcgcacgcaggggcggacgagggGATTGAGTGGGCTACTACCGAAGCTAGGGAATGtcaacaagaaaaagaagagtcAACCATGAGTGATATCCACAAGAAGAATCCACTAAGTCCGGCAATGGACCCGAAGTGTCCATTTAATTTTCCAGATTTTATCCCGCCACCACCTTTCCCAGTCGAGAATAAGAAGAAGggtaggaaaataattcaagagaAAGGACTCGATTGGATGATGAACATTATCAGGAAAGTTAATGTAGATGTGTCCCTGGTGGATTTGTTCCTACACTTTCCTAAATTCTCCAAGTTTTTTAAGGATCTTATTGCGAAAAAGGAGAAGATACAAGACGATGGTGTGGTGATATTGAGCGCATTTTGCTCACAATTTGTGAAGGGAAAGATGCCGGCAAAGAGAAGAGACCCTGGAAGCTGTGTGATCCCATGTGAGATGGGAGATAAGGAGTTCCCAAAGTGCCTACTTGATCAAGGCTCGGGAATATCATTGATGGCTCTGAAAACCGCACGGTCAATCGGTCTAGAAGCGAGGATTGAACCAATCGACATTGACCTACAATTGGCGGATCATTCAATTGTGAAACCAAAAGGTATCATCGAGGATGTCTTGGTGAAGGTTGATAGATTTGTACTCCCGGTTGACTTCATTGTCCTAGAGATGGAAGAGGACAAGGATATGCCTATCCTATTTGGTAGGCCATTTTTAGCAACCGGTGATGTTGTGATAGAGACCAAGACAAATACGGTCATGTTTCGAGTAGATGGAGAGaatgtggtgatcaagcaagagAAGGCGGGGAAGCGCCTATTGGAGCCTGGATAG